GTCGTGATCTCCGGCGGCGAATCCGTGCTCGTGCGCAAGGCGCAGGATCGGATCGTCACCGCCTGCCGCAAGCACAAGGGCCTCGAGACCACGCACCTCGACGCCGCCCACTACGAGGCCGGCGCCCTCCCGCTGGCCGCCGCCCCCTCGCTCTTCGCGACGCGCAAGCTCGTCGTCGTCGACTCCGTGGCGCAGTGCGGGGACGACTTCCTCGCCGACGCCCTCGCATACGTCGGCGACGTCAACGAGGACGCCGTCGTCGTCCTCAAGCACTCCGGCGGCAACCGGGGATCGAAGCTCCTCACCGCGATCGACCGGGCCGGGTACCCGCGCATCGATGCGCAGGCGATGAAGAGCGAAGCGGACCGGCAGGCCTTCGCCGCAGCGGAGTTCACGCGCGCCGAACGCACGATCGAACCCCCGGCGCTCGGGGCGCTCATGAGCGCGCTCGGAGCGGATCTGTCCGAGCTCAACGCGGGGATCGAACAGCTCCTCCAGGACACCACCGGACCGATCACCGAGCAGATGGTCGACCGGTACTACGGCGGGCGCGTCGAGGCGACCGGATTCAAGGTCGCCGACGCCGCCGTCGCCGGGCGCTCAGCAGAAGCGCTCACCCTGCTCCGCCACGCCCTGGCCACCGGTTCCGACCCGGTGCCGCTCGT
This Brevibacterium ihuae DNA region includes the following protein-coding sequences:
- the holA gene encoding DNA polymerase III subunit delta, which produces MAAKKTLVTWTRAKPAPVVVISGGESVLVRKAQDRIVTACRKHKGLETTHLDAAHYEAGALPLAAAPSLFATRKLVVVDSVAQCGDDFLADALAYVGDVNEDAVVVLKHSGGNRGSKLLTAIDRAGYPRIDAQAMKSEADRQAFAAAEFTRAERTIEPPALGALMSALGADLSELNAGIEQLLQDTTGPITEQMVDRYYGGRVEATGFKVADAAVAGRSAEALTLLRHALATGSDPVPLVAAVALKLRTMARVQGLSGGSGQLAAELKMAPWQVDRARRDLRSWNDVALGRALLEVAHADEAVKGGGRDPVYAVERLVTRVSAQAREH